The stretch of DNA ATTGATCATCATTTCCACCATTAGATATTAGTATAATATTTTAATTACTATTTTAATTAATATTTAACTATTTTTTATATCTATCTTTAGCTGATATTAACCAATAGTAATTCTATCAGAACCATTATTTCCAGAGTAGCTATTAGAACTGGTTTGATTGAAGAATTTCAATATAGAAATTATTTTAATTGTACTTAAATCAACCGTGATACCACTATCACTACTGTTCGCTTCAGCAGTAGCTTTTATAATATAATCAGGGGTTCCAGACAATACAATTCTCCCGGATGTAGTATTTGGTGAAGAATAAGCTAATGCAGTAATATTGACCGAAATTTTACCGTCACTGGAACCAGAATAGGTAGTAAAATTCATACTATCTAGATCCACACCATCAACCTTTGCAAGAGACGTTAAGTTTTCACTCACATCTACTTTGTTTGTAACATTTACTTTTTGAGGATCCTTAATCAAAACACTATTAATATTTTCAGAGCTAAATAATTCTGCAATAGTATTTATTTGTAGGTCAATAAGTCCTTTAACATCTGGCGGTTCTGAAGTCACGATTGTATATGAGCTAAGAAGACCTGCTTCAAAAAATCCTATAAAAAGTAATAAGATGAGGATTATCTTAAGTGCTTTTGGCATATTATCACCTAATATTTTAATTAATATAATATTTAATCAATATAACATTTAATTGTTATTAACTATTTAATATTCATTGTATATTGTTATAAGTCATTAATTATCTTATAAATTATTAATTGCCTATAAAAATGTTTAATAAGCTAAATTAACTATGTTGTATAATAATTTATATTGTTTGTAAATTAATTATGATAATTTAAAATTATAATAAGTATTAGTTACATTTAAAGTAACATTTTGAGTAATTAATTATACTTCAAGAAACTATTTGTTTGAGAAACTATATTTTAAAAGTAAATATATTAAATATTTTCTGTAATTTATCTTTATTCAATAAGTTTTAAAACATCAACTAAAATTTTACAAAAACATAAAACTTGTAAGAAATATAAAATCTATAAGAATATAAAATAAATAATTCTTAAAATTCAAAATAATTTTTAAAATTCATTTTAATATATTCTATTTATTAATAATATATATTAAATTAAGTTTGTTTATTTAGTTTAATAAAATTAACTATTTTTATATTTTTATTAAACATTGATTTATAATTATTTTTAGTATTATTGTAAAATATTTATTGTAAAATGCTAAACAATAATCATGGAAATTTAAAAATATATAAATTAATTTTAAATTATAACTAAAATATATATAAATAGATCATTATACAAATATAGATTATATAAATAGAAACTATATAAAGAGATTTTATAACTATAAGATTTTATAACTAAAGATTTTATAGCTAAAATATAATAACTAAAAATAAAATTTAATAGCAAGAAAAAATAAAGTAAAATAAGCTATAATTATATTATAAAATATTTTATAATATAAAATATTTTGTGGATTTTACATAAAAACAATAGATATAAATGACAACAGAAGTTCTTTTTAAATTTGCTAAAAAAAATATTAACTTATCTCCTGAAGCTTATTATTTAATAAATAATTTGGATGATCCTTTAGATTTTTCTTCATCTTTAATTGTTAAATTAAAGAGCCAGGAATTTTCCAAAGAAGATTTAGTTTCCTTAAAAGCGGATATTGTTGAGGACTTTATTAAAACCTTAGGTTTGCCTATTCCAAATCAAAATAAGGATTCAAACAATCCTATTCCTAATTCTCAGAAAACTCTAAATAATAATGAAAACTCTAAATCTAATACCAATAAACTCAATACTAAGCTTAATACTAATAAGTCCAACGTTAATAATCTTAATACCAATAAATTCAACACTAAAAAATTTAAAACGGACAAACCCGATTCTAAGAACTTTAATCTAAAATCTAGATCAATTAGTCCAGAATCACAGGTACAAGATTTTAAAGCCGATTTTGACCAAATTGGTAGTGTTGAAGCTAATTCTAATAATCTTAAAGCTAATTCTAATGATGTTAATTTTAATCCTAAAGATAATGTTGAAAAAAATAGATTTTCACCTTCTGAATGTAAAAGAAATCTTAATCCTTGTAATATAGACTATAATTATAAGGTAATTCAAGATACTAGTAAGAAATCTTATACTAGTGGTGAAATTGGAAATTTAATTACTTATTTTAAGAATAGATACTCTAAATTATCAAAAATTTTATCTAAAAGACCTGAACTCAAAGCATATCAGAAAATTTCTGATTTAGAAGAAAAAGCTACAGATTTAAGTTTAATTGTAATGGTTAAAGAGATTAGGTCTACTAAAAATGGACATAAGATAATTGTATTTGATGATGATACCGGTGAAATAAGTGTTCTTTTCCATAAAGACAATCATGAACTTTTTAGAGAATCAGAAAAACTTGTTAAAGATGAAGTTGTTGGTATTCTTGCTGAAAAAAAGGGAGATTTAGCTATTGCAAATAAAATTATCCAACCCGGCGTACCAAGAATTGCGAAAAAATCAATGAATTTTTCCGCAGTTTTTACTTCTGATATACATATTGGTAGTTTAACTTTTCTTGAAGATGCTTTTATAAGATTTAC from Methanobrevibacter arboriphilus JCM 13429 = DSM 1125 encodes:
- a CDS encoding DNA-directed DNA polymerase II small subunit, translating into MTTEVLFKFAKKNINLSPEAYYLINNLDDPLDFSSSLIVKLKSQEFSKEDLVSLKADIVEDFIKTLGLPIPNQNKDSNNPIPNSQKTLNNNENSKSNTNKLNTKLNTNKSNVNNLNTNKFNTKKFKTDKPDSKNFNLKSRSISPESQVQDFKADFDQIGSVEANSNNLKANSNDVNFNPKDNVEKNRFSPSECKRNLNPCNIDYNYKVIQDTSKKSYTSGEIGNLITYFKNRYSKLSKILSKRPELKAYQKISDLEEKATDLSLIVMVKEIRSTKNGHKIIVFDDDTGEISVLFHKDNHELFRESEKLVKDEVVGILAEKKGDLAIANKIIQPGVPRIAKKSMNFSAVFTSDIHIGSLTFLEDAFIRFTKWLNGDYGTEEQKSIGEDVKYLIVGGDIVDGIGVYPNQDKELSIKDISEQYEEAARLLGDIRSDIKIIISPGNHDASRVAEPQPAIPEKYAKSLYDLNNVEFVSNPAIVSLDGWNTLIYHGRGFDDIAITVKGFSHERNDLIMEELLNKRHLAPIYGERTPLASELEDHLVIDNVPDIFHTGHVHINTYKNYKGVHMINSGTFQTQTEFQKVHNILPTCAEVPILHRGVYKKLNFI